CTAGTAAAGACTCTAACAGTGAAAGCAAAGCAACTAAAAAATCAAATACTAAAAGTactgaaaaaaaagatgaatctaGATCTGCAGAACAGGAAAAGAGTATGTCTAGTTTAAGACAATTAAGATCTCGGAAAGTTAATATCAATTCTGAAGATAATAAAACAAGAAAGTCTACAGACTTGTCTTCAAAGGTTGATGGcacaaaatcaaaatattatatagaaaaaGATTCAACAGATTCTGAAGCAGAATTTCAGCCAAAACCAAAACGTTCAATGAGGAAGAGTAATGATAAAGAAGAGGCATCACAAAGTTCTAAGAACACTattaaaaaaaacagaaaattaGTATCCTCTGATAGTGAAGATCAAACAAACAAAACAAAGGAAAGGCAAGATATTTGGGctgaaatatatttagaatCAGAAGAAAGTTGGATTTGTACAAGTGTATTGGATGAAAAAATCCATTGCGTATCTGAAATATATGTAAGTAATTTATGAACCAATTCATATTATATCTACTGAAGTATGGTAATAACAATTGCACTCTGTTATAGAAAAAAGCAACAAAGCCTGTATTGTATGTAGTAGCTTGGAATTCTGAAGGTTTAATAAAAGACGTGACTAGACGCTATTGTGCACAATGGCTTACAGTCACACGTAAGCAACGAGTTGATGAAAAATGGTGGCTTGAAACCTTGTCTtattggaaagaaaaaaatactgCTATTTCTAGAGCTGAAGATGAAATGCTATTACAaaggtattttatatatttaaatatttttacttatcACAATACTTCTTTATCTGACAGTTTCATTTATTCTAGGGAGTTGGAGCAGCCTTTGCCTAGAACGCTTAGCGAGATCAAAGGTCATCCATTGTATGTTATTCAAAGACATTTACTCAAATTTGAAGCATTGTATCCTCCGGATTGTGTGCCCTTAGGACATACTTCTACTGGTGAAGCCATTTACTCTCGCCACTGTGTACATACTATTCGTTCAAGAGAAACTTGGCTAAAAGAAGCCAGAGTCGTGAAACCAAATCAAGAGGCCTATAAAATAGTCAAAGCTCGTCCAAAATACGATAAAGTATCTATAACTATTTCAATCTCTTCATTCGTAAATAtttattctgtaataatcaaatttgtaaaataatttaattacaatagcTTTCGGGAATGAAAATTAAGGACTCACCACTGGAATTATTTGGTGAATGGCAAACTATGGAATATGAACCACCAGTAGCCAAGGATGGTATTGTTCCACGAAATGAGTATGGAAATGTTGATTTATTTAAACAACGTATGCTTCCAAAAGGCACCGTTCATATAAATCGTAAGTTCTTAAGGAATTAATTGATACATATTACGTACCATATGTATAAAAATGTACCAGCAAATGTATGATTGAAATGATTGATAAACATGGAAAACTAAGACTAATATGTGTATCATGATGTAGTTCCAGGATTGAATCGAATAGCACGGAAGCTTAACATTGATTGTGCACCAGCTGTAGTAGGCTTTAATTTTGGAAGTATGGGTGCAGTTCCTGCACTCGAAGGTTACGTCGTTTGTTCTGAATACGAAGATATTTTACGAGAAGCTTGGGAAGCTGAACAAGTTGAAGCAATTAAACGAACTAAAGAAAAGCAAGAGAAACGAGTTTACGGAAATTGGAAGAGGCTGATTCAAGGTTTGCTTATAAGAGAGCGACTAGCAACGAGATACGAGTTTACGGAAGAAACAAAATCGGCAACTAATAAACGGGCGAAACATAAGAAAACAGAAGTAAAGAAgactaaaatattttaatccgTAAAACGAAATTATAAATCATTTTGTAAAAAACCTTAATAATGTATACATCACAGGAATGATGCAACTTATTATTTCGTTACTACTTATAATTTCAAGTAAGAACATAATCTTTTCTGAATACGAAGATGTTTTACGAGAAGCTTGGGAAGTTGAACAAGTTGAGGCAATTAAGCGAACTAAAGAAATCAAGAGAAATCAAGAAATTAAGAGAGTTTATGGAAATTGGAAGAGACTGATTCAAGGTTTGCCCATAAGAAAGCGATTACCAATGAGATACGAGTTTATGGAAAAAACAAAATCAGCaactaatattaataataataaattaatgataATAAACTAATAATAAGGCAGCTAttactattatatttatttcagtATTATAAACAATCGTGCGAGATAGATTTTTGTAAATGAAACttgtacaaaattttaatatatatgtctTTCAAATGTACTttcgtttgatatttttcaGATTGTATTTTGCTATAATATATGCAGCTAgtgtttctatatttttttaagATATTGTTAACCCCTTGGCATACAATGACGTCTGAGAGACGTCATCCATTTCATGTGCCATTGTAGACTTTGACATCGAGACGTCAAGAACTTTTTCCGACGAACGCCGAAAATCAGgcgttttatttaatattgatttaatttaataaaaaatgtctagTTTCTTTACATGTTTTGAAATGTATCATACTTTatagaattattaatttattattttataatgttacTTAATTACTGTCCATTAACATTATATATCAACCTTGCATGTAACCTTTCTAAGCTTGCATGTAACAGTTCAGTTAAGCCAGATTAAATAGTATTCTTCGGACGCATCAAATTCCATTTTATTTGTACGCTAAGGATCATTTTGCGGGTTGTTTTACTGGttgaatatacataaatatccaTTTAATTTAGTGTATTAATGATAATTATGATTAGATTGCAGATTTGTATGCATCTGTAAGAAATTTACATCTATAGGAAATCtgtaagaaatatttgaaagtaCAAAATTGCGCAGAATGCACATAGTATGAACGTTTCCAACGAGGTTctacttttataattatattctcaaaaatacgaatttgcataaaaatccgctgtATAATTATGATACTTAATTTATATAGGATATTCCTATagaatgtacataaatgtaagcaATTTTTGAAGAACTATatgcgtaataaattaatatatatttatataaatgttgTATTTATCGCTTTAGAACCgttattatttgaatattatcgACAGATCGATATATAACATATGGGATATAAActttgtatacatatacaacAGTGTttactaaataataaataaattgagtCTTTTATAGAGAagcttttataataattatttcagatTTTTAATGTAATATGGACCCAGAATATTATTCTACTTTGTACAAATGGtaagttttataaaatttgaaaattactaCGAAGAAATTTTAaggttaaataaataataactcgtattttattatttggttTTATGTTTCAAGGTTTGAAAAATGTGGGATAATATCAAACATAAGAACGCATCTTCgtcaaaatttaataaatgcaTTAAAAAACAAAGATGTTGTTTTAAAAAATGATGAGCCCAAATCTGCGAAACAGTACGTTTATGATTTACTAGTAgcagaatatttatttaatcacaATTACGCATATACACTATCTGTATTTGCTAGTGAAGCACCTCTGTTAATTAACTTTTCTACTAAGACAGTTCAAAAAACCGATGGCAGCAAGGAGGAGAGTAATGAAAAATTGCAAAGTGATTATATATTGCATGTTTTGGAAACATTAGGTATCAATCCGCATGATCCTAAAGGACAGTATGTTATATCGCAGTACATAGAAAATGATATGCCTTTGCTTTTATGCATATTAAAGTGTATaactatgttttcctataacaTACACAATGATGTGCCTATAAGAGAAAATATATCTCTTTGTAATGAGTCCACGCAAACTGAATTTTCTTGGCAAGCTCACAATTTATATGTAGAAAAATTAGTTGCACTGAAAAGGAAAATATCCATGCACAAACAAATAGTCGACAATAAGCTGCGCAAGAGAGAAATGATGTTAAAAGAACAGGCAATGTTCATTGAGCAACAACTTGcaacattaaatataaaattgcatcaAGTTCAggtaatacaaatttttattctataattaGTTCAactgaaataaaataacaaaatataaatcTTTTTTATAGAATATTATGCATAATATGAGTTTGAAAGAAAAACAACTAAAAGAAAGAAGGCAAAATAATGAACGACAAGTTTTGCAAAAAGAAATGGAATTAACATCAAAGGAAAGATTGTTGTTACAAGAAGCAGATAGGTATAATATATGatttataacattaatattcataaaattaacaatttcttttttgttattaCACATTCTGATTTACATAGATTGCAAAGGGAGCAAGATGACCATAAAAAATTAGAAGAACAATTAAAAAAAACATGTGATCAGAAAGGTGTGCAAACTGAAGATCTGGTAGAATCATCTAATCATTATTTACGAAACATTGAAATACAAACAGATATTGTAAACGATATAAAACAAGAGGATAAAATTGAGGTTCTTACTagagaaaaggaagaattaAATGCTCTTATCCAAGATCAACAATTAAGAATAGAACAGATAACACAACGGGCTCTTCAGTTGTCTCAACAAGTAGAAGGAATACGTTCATTAAGACCCATTAACATAGAAGTTCCAACTCAAACTGTTAATACAAATACAGTTATTAGCGAAAGTAGTTCAACGGAAGATATTCTCCAGGATGCGAAGATGAGACTTAAACGTCTAGAGGAAGAAAGTTTGAAAGCGGATCagtattattataatttcatcaacAACTCTCCATGATATTATAATTACAGTAATCTAATagaagtaaaatgaaaaaaactgaaaaaaagatatatgaatgtaatttgtataataaaatatttatgctgATTTTTTTTATACAGAAAGAAACGTAATATTTCTTCTCGATTATTAAGGAAGAATCGGGAACAATAATGAATGAAACAAGTGCCGCatcaatgaatttttattgCGGTGATCGATAAgtcctattataaattatataaaattcgaATCGTATGTACAAATTTAAGACTGAATAGAACATGTACCAAAGTGCTTTTGTTACctactttattttataaaattggacgttaatataatatacaatttattcgctatcttttttctttattatttgaaTTCTACCTTAATTACATGCAACACCAAACGTAGTATATAAAATGTTAAGTCAAATTTTTTCCATTGTTGTACATCATCTTCGTTTGGGATCCGAACTTCTCCTAGTACTCAAAATTAAGGATcatatttctctatttttttaaataattgaaaatggaaattttcttATGTTATTAACTGCGACATTTTCTCTGCCTATTAATATGTATTGTCAAAGGATATTGTTTGTCCCGGCTTTCGCGGCCCTCCCGTTCATGAGTACGTTCCTTTGTGTAGGGTGACTTTTCCTGAAAATACATTCTCATATGAATCTTCTGAATGCCATGCTATCCTGCAATTGGCGTTTGGGTATTTGATAGTATCACCTAGTTTTTCTGGTCTTTGCTATTGTCTCCCATTTCGTCTTTTCAATGTACTCGAAGCGGACGTCTTTATCAACTAAGGGGTCAAGGAATAGTGTtagaaaaatgattaaaaagttAATTTATGGGCAGAAATGTTTAGGACAAAATGTAAGACTGATGTAACGGGATTTACGAAAAAAAAGTGTGGCACGTTCTTTACGAAATGTGTTATCTTCTACGTTTCTATCAATAGGATTGTTACACGCAAGTCTCTTTCAAGTTCTTTATGTTTTCTGTACATATGGGAAAGACAAGTAATGACCTACTTATGACCATTTCAACAATACGCAAATACCTTAGAAAATCTATTCAATCGAATATAATACGAATGAAGTATTCGAAATTATTCGAATGTATCTTAATAAAGATACAATTTCTTATATCTTCGATACATGAATagtgaaaaatttcaattagaaTTACTAACCTTGTTATAATGATGTTTTTCCCTATGCTCCGGGATATCACCATTTTGATGTGTTCCTTTTGCTGAAAACCATCCtcattatttatataaagaGATTGATGTTAGAAcagattttatattatttgaaaaaatgttTACCTTTCTCAtcatcttttcttcttttctgttCGGTCGTGACTGCTGATTCGTCTGTCCTATCCTGCAAGATACGAAAAAACTAGAATATGTTATTAATGTgtcatttattaaaaatttgagGCATACCCTTTTTCGTGCAAATTTCTTTTCTCTGCGCAATTCTTTCTGTTCGTCCCTTATTTTGCCTTTACTCGAGCGCTCTTTTTTGTCAAGACTTCCCTCAGCACGTCTACCCTCCTGTTAACATTAAAAATCAAATTACACAAATATATaggaaaaatattattgtaaaatttaataattctcaCCTTTTGTACATTCtcaacttttcttcttttggCATCTGAAATTAAAGATTATCGGTTTTGTAATTTGgaataaattggaatatatatatatatatgtaatacacGTATTTTTTGCCTAAGTACTTTCTTTTATTGTGTCAGCAGTTGACACAACTTTATATTCTCTAAAAGATATTATAAGAAACTGTGATTATGTAATGGCAATATTTAGAACTTTTTAATGCAAACCTCTATCTGATCCATCTTGTGTGGGTCCAGAACTAGCACTACTATTTGATACACTAGAAAGGTCACGGTCTAAATTATCTACACCACTGCCGTAATAGTGTTCCTCCTGTAATTAAATTAATGACATGACAATGCACTTATTATACtatatagaataatttttcAACCAATTTATAGTTACTTTATAGTATTTTCGGTCTTTTTTATCTATTGTGTCCTCTTCCTTAATCTCGTccttttttaaatgtttatctTTTCCTTCAGAACTTTCCttgctttcttctttttttctaattttttccgAGCTGTcactatatttaataaaagctCGGTAAAATCTTCTGATTATTTTCGaagtaaaaattgaaatatgtgTCGCTCGACTTACTGATGCAATTGATTCGATGCACTTCGTTTTTCTCGTTGATCCttactctctttctctatccTAGAGTCGCCGTTTGTAATTTCTTTACTCGATATTCCATCGCCAGCTTTATCCGAATTATCACTATTTGAAGTATCTTGTGCTTTCCCAGTCtattagataaatataaaaattgatttttaagtaaggaaaataaaaatgaaataaaaataaggcAGACCTTATCCCCTACGTGATGAAAATCTGCTTCGCGAATCATGTTTGGAGTTTTGGCTTTTAATTGGCCACTGTACGACGTTGCTAGTACGTGCAAATCTTGGCGTTGTCCACGTTCCTCCTCTCTCACTTTTTCTACTTTACGTTCAAGAATTTGAGATAATTTTGCCAGAACAGGGAAATgtggtaatatttttattaatattatcaaGGAATTTCTTATTTGTACGTAGTCCTTAGAATCCAAACAAACTACAATCGCCTGTATAAATGATGCATATTAATCTACAGTTAAAAAAGAGTTTTATCACATAAAACCATTACCTTTGTAATTTTGTAATGCCATTTGTGACACACGTGTCTGTAATTTTCAAATCCTACCATATCATTGGCTTCAGAGAATTGATTGCTAACTCGAAATTTTGTTACAAATCCCGGATAATTGCTACATTCCTAAAAGAAAGATAAACATATAAAATCATCTGGATTTATTGAgtatgttataaaataatataccttATCGAATATGGCTTTCTCAGAGTGCCACCTCATTACCGTTTCCAGCATGGCGCATAAAAATCTTCCATAACGATTCGCTTCGTTTTCGGTACATGAGGTAACTGAATATGTTATATCACAGAAAAGCTATAAGATTAAATATTACGTGATAAATAATGCAATATGTAATACATAAAGTGAGTAAATTTCTAATAAAGTATACACTTACTCTGTCATAGCAAAGAAGGGTTGAAAAATTCGCAGTCTTTAAAGAATGTATAGTATGAACGAATTTGGCGCAATACATGGCATCCACGGTTGTAAATGTACATCGAGGAAACAGACACAGTTGTAGAAATTGCGTTATCGTTTCATTTTTCGCTGATTTTGCGCTTCGAGATAAAAACCATGTATCTTTCTCTTGTCTAATAAAGTGATATtaataaaacaatattattaaaaagtttttCCACAGagcatataaatattaaattgaacaaatttTACCTTAGATATGCAAATACTTTTTCAACGTGCTCTTCCTGTTTTCTCCTTTCATCTTGTAGTTTCTCAATTAGAGTTGTATatctttcttgctctttcttTCCCTTGCTAACAttctgaaaaaaagaaaaaggtatattaatttaaaagcgAACTATAAAAATCGCTGTTAGAATGAAAAGGTATTAACACACCACATCTTTGGAATCGGCGCTTTGTGCCGCGAGttgctttaatttgttaatttctCTCTGGTAACTCTCCACAGGAACATACAAATCGTACATAGATAAGGACCAAAATGTCACCAGGAACTGTGGCGAGATATCCTCCCATACTTTCAATGGATGTAAAGGTCTGACTGACTGAGCAACAGGTGCCATAACTGCTTGTGCAGCTTCTGCGTACTTTGCTTGCTTCATAGCAGTTGACATCTTTTTGTAATTTGGATCAGCTTTACGTAGGGCATCATACTTAATCTGAGAACAACATGTAAAATTAGATCTGTTCAATAACAATACTTCCTAAATTGGTAATTATATCTTTATCGATTAATGTAATCACTATTTTCTCATATacaattgtaatatttattatgcAAGAAGAAACTTACATTAATGGCATGTGCAAACATTGGTCTTGCAAGAAAAAATGCGACATCAGAATGTATATGATTGTCCTGGAGCATAGAATGTATGGAGGGAAGTCTTTCTACATATTCATCTACTGTCATAGTGGATCCCAAGAAAGTACCAAATTGAACTAATGTATCTTGACACTGATCATATAGTTTTCCTATGATTTTAAGTACacaatttgcaaataaatttttttgtaaatattaagagaataaaatattaaaaatattattataatgctTACCCACGAGTTTAAGATGAGATTTATCTGTTTCCCTATACACAACACAGTGTTTTTGCTGTGCCATTAAAAGACATAGTGCTACAGCAAGATCATGTTCAGCTAGAGCTTCTTTTAAACGTTGCGATGATTTCTTTGTATTGCGTACTTGACTGAAGTAGCCAGCCTGGAACATTTTGTATAATTGTAAAACATCTTTATAATAGATATTTATGTATagtgtaattaaatatattaatgaaattacttcattttttaataagtCTCCACCTGCCATGGCATCTAACTGATCCGAAGTCATCTCCTCAGCGGCTTCGATACCCGCCATCTTTTGTACTATTTctttcaatattaataaatctagGCTGAAAATAAAAGTGAGCAATAAGATAACTATTATTTATCTCAAGTTTATTATTCCCATTGCGCAATATTACGTGGTTTTCGTAGGCATTATTATGCAAGATACTTTAGGAATACTACTATCGATACTTTACGAATAAAAATGATTGCTAACGAATACTTTTAAAtaactttaaaaataaaaattggaatatgATAAATGAAAACATAAGAAATGAGATTATTGCGTAAGAGAATATATGCGTAATTTTAACAGTTATGAGATTTTtatataatgttataatataaatgaacttatatatctaaaaattatcaaataatttttctctttttccttcatTTTTAAATCTATAGCGATAAGACTTAAATCCTGTCTCCGTATTTTCTACAAAATACAAATCTACTAATAATGCTATTTTTTAATGTATGACAGATTTATAATCTGtgttaattctttctttttttaatatatctaGTGTTGTATTTTGCAATAAACATCTCTACTGTTCCTTTGAAAACTATTATAAGGAATCCTCATTTCATACTTTTTATTGCAGAGATTCATACATTTGCTTAGCCTTTATCACCTTTTGTTCTATATCTGTTCCGTTCAAATTATATTATCCAAAGCCTTTTGtccattaattaaaattttaatatttctctctttttttacaAACTTTTTAATACCTAGGAAGAAAAAGTacaattcgaaatattttaatatgtttGCAACATGCTTTATCAATATTAAAATCTCTTAAATAAATACCAAAGCAAGTTTTACTACAACAAATATTCAGTATTTACCTTGTCCTTCTAGGCTTTCATAGCATTAGTGGCAATATTTCTCACTAATTGTATTCTTTAAGTCTGAACTCAGTAGCTTTTTCAGCTCTTGTTCTACTTAGATATCTTTGATCAAACATTTCTATCAAATACTATTATTCCATGTTGTTGACATCTTAagataattgatatttttagGATGTATAGCTCTCTTTTTATCAGtaatagaattttaaattattgtatttaatatattataaatgcgAGTTTCTCTATGATCTTTATATTTGCTTGCAAATTATAATGTTCGATGCTAAGGTGTTTCATTTTCCTATCCATTTATCTTTTACTTACACAGGTTGATTCAGTATTCAGTATCTATGTTTCCCTTTCCCACAACTGTTTTTAGTCATTTTTTCAGTTTCCTTTATCAATAAAATGTATATGAACGTATATGCCAAAAACCATTTATATCTTATTATACCAAAATAGAAAATTCGCATTTCGTAAAAATATTGCAATAATGGATTGTTAATACAGAAGTGCAGAATAAAATCCATAAAATTTATTCCACTGTtcttcaattatttgtatttttattgaattttaagtagctcaatatataaaaaacgaaaatatattACAACCAAAGATACgttttaaaaaaatgaagagaGAATCTTATATTGCCACACGTTTGGAATCATCATTGGTAAAGTTCCATTGCAATGAAAagtttgtaaattttatttactCAGTGATACTAGATGTTTCCATTTAGGAACTATTATGGCAGAATGATAGTGTATGTATGTTCACTGCAATTAAAAAGTCTTCATAGTATATTTGTTACAATTCGATTGAATTTTTTTCATGTTTTGTGAGCAATAATTATTCTGAAATTACAAACAGTGCATCAAAATTCGTATCTAAATCTTTTTGGTTTCTTTCGAATATCTCTATTGCCATATTACACGTGGTACTAAATCACACATGTTTAAAGAAACTCTCTATTTAAGAAATACACTGTTTGTCTGGATAAATCTTAAGCAGAATTGAAATACAATTGATAATTTCTATGTATTCAAGTGTATGAGCCGTAAGAGCAtaacatatatttagtaaaagcTTTCTGTTGTTAACGGAAAAAAGCTCGTAATTTattaatgtagtatcgtggatgagaggcctaagagatatcaggcaaaccataaacaatgtcgcgagaaaacCTAAGTGCCGACAGGCTCATCAATGTATCGCCGGTCCGTCAATCGAATAGTTACGGGGGCATGACCCTGGTCACGAGCGGTTACAGAACACGTGCGTAGTGGGGCTtagagaaaagacaaagggatgctaagggagaaagacgaattaacagtcagtgttagttgagaagtcagagaatGTGAATCGaaaagtcagagagtgcgaattgcgttgtcgagatagtgttgctAGCGTTGTCGAAAGAGTGTagtccgcgtgagagagagcgttggaaccg
This genomic stretch from Bombus vancouverensis nearcticus chromosome 16, iyBomVanc1_principal, whole genome shotgun sequence harbors:
- the tho2 gene encoding THO complex subunit 2-like protein isoform X1 gives rise to the protein MAGKVWNTDIWKAWDKHGKNDFLKLIKHKFKEGNTAEWRRGLYELISNGIRGNIKKDNVVQTLGELTNIDGAIPSAIVDIFTLIDAEAHNEERNNFYYLVKESEKFLTDRILKERLEIDTLQDVGTLKNKNFQIKFIKVKTKLYYKQRKFNLFREESEGYSKLIVELNQERPESEVASILEIVKSLIGYFNLDPNRVLDILLETFENRPQDDALFIPLIRSYMSDQQVLCEVLGFKYCSTVNATPFSLQKVTALMLQHGVIKLDDILPWLVPDDKTIIKEHEQAMKQAKDYVRKLSVISTKDKEDVPEEKETPQDKYTSNQKFGLCEALLETGAWEVAQNLFNRLPEHSFTDQRPIALALCKMIQSLIEPVYRKNCIISPKLQGRRVPQLKSSLAPKLIESLEEIHDQLLPMLIVLGPNLHHDPVLMYKIMRLCHAAIKQCPLDSNKQPIDKNNNLYYDVLTILDVALLPSLSFMDCNCCVAEELWNILKYYPYQNRYCLYARWKNDTPLQHAALLRKRADAQKKIKSIMKRVSKETIKPVGRSIGKLTHSSPGVLFDYILIQIQLYDNLIGPVVDSLKYLTNISYDVLGYCLVEALAGADRDRFKHDGTSISLWLQSLASFCGAIFKKYNIELTGLLQYVANQLKAQKSLDLLILKEIVQKMAGIEAAEEMTSDQLDAMAGGDLLKNEAGYFSQVRNTKKSSQRLKEALAEHDLAVALCLLMAQQKHCVVYRETDKSHLKLVGKLYDQCQDTLVQFGTFLGSTMTVDEYVERLPSIHSMLQDNHIHSDVAFFLARPMFAHAINIKYDALRKADPNYKKMSTAMKQAKYAEAAQAVMAPVAQSVRPLHPLKVWEDISPQFLVTFWSLSMYDLYVPVESYQREINKLKQLAAQSADSKDVNVSKGKKEQERYTTLIEKLQDERRKQEEHVEKVFAYLRQEKDTWFLSRSAKSAKNETITQFLQLCLFPRCTFTTVDAMYCAKFVHTIHSLKTANFSTLLCYDRLFCDITYSVTSCTENEANRYGRFLCAMLETVMRWHSEKAIFDKECSNYPGFVTKFRVSNQFSEANDMVGFENYRHVCHKWHYKITKAIVVCLDSKDYVQIRNSLIILIKILPHFPVLAKLSQILERKVEKVREEERGQRQDLHVLATSYSGQLKAKTPNMIREADFHHVGDKTGKAQDTSNSDNSDKAGDGISSKEITNGDSRIEKESKDQREKRSASNQLHHDSSEKIRKKEESKESSEGKDKHLKKDEIKEEDTIDKKDRKYYKEEHYYGSGVDNLDRDLSSVSNSSASSGPTQDGSDRDAKRRKVENVQKEGRRAEGSLDKKERSSKGKIRDEQKELRREKKFARKRDRTDESAVTTEQKRRKDDEKAKGTHQNGDIPEHREKHHYNKEKSPYTKERTHEREGRESRDKHRRSSDPKRR